The genomic stretch AAATCTGCAGAGCgatggggtgggatgaactgcaCTTTGCAAAACCGATCAAGAAATATGTGTATGTTCTAACCTCCATGAGACCTACAGTTTGGTGAACTAGAACCGCAGCGGCTCTTCAGCAGCCGTATTTTACCACGTTTGCCTTTGCCCCTGCTGTCAGATGGGGGTATTTTATAACGGCACTTAACCCCATGAGCATGTAAATCCCAGTAAAAGAAATTGTAGTTAAATATTAAGCGTGTCTTAAAATATATGTTGTCGTTTAGAGTAAGCTAGCGGCCAGCTGGCAGGACATGTCACCCATGGTTATTTTAACGGCACAGTGGGCGTGTTACTGAAAACATTTCGCCCAGTAAACGGATCTCGCCCGTTTGGCTttttttgtgctgcttttgactCGTCAGCAGTGAAAACGCGCGGTACTATACATatatacagagacacacacccCAAATAAAGCACTTCAGCTTCCTGTTACATATCGTGAGAGTACAAGTCTCAACATGATCCAATGGCGTTTGATGACCTTGTGAATTTACGCCCGTGAAATTTTATAAAGTAAAAAGAATGTGGACCTAAAGTGATCATTGACATGTAATGTGACGTGTACTTCTCAATTCTGAAATTGTTTAACTGTATTTAGCATTTGTGGCTATAAGTGCACTTGGTATTTTGGTTTGCAGTTATGCATACTTTTAGAGTGAGAATTGGCAGAGTTAAGTTTTTCCTTTACGTTGATCATGCTAAAACTCGGTTTGTCCCCCATTTCAGGCTGAAGAGGGAAATATCGAATACAAGGTAAATGTGGGCTTTTCTGACGGTGGTTCACAGGGCGCGTCATCGCTGAATACAGCTGAACACAGCTGGCAAGGATTAGTAACTATACACACGGTGGCGCTGTATTAGCTCTGAGGAGAAACTGTAATGTTTGGACAGACTTTAAAAAAgcctgaaatatttatttaattatgggCTGTTTTTATTCTTGCCATTTTTTATTAATGTCTTTAATTTTCTCATATGTCTTATTTCCCACTTTTTCAGCTTTTTGGTCTTATTTCAatttattcattttatctgCTTAAATGACAGTAGAAggccataatgcattatacagttTCAGTTTTGAGTTTAGGTGTGTGGAAGCTGCTAggtaatgatgatgataataataattatttttattattgctgttattgGCTGGACTGGCTTGGGCACCCATCTTCATGGGCCCATCTTCAGACCTGCTGTGTCATGTTACAGTCTACATTACAGTACTGCATGACTCACATGTGTCAGGCAGTGCCATTGGCCTGGCCAGGTTACCATGGAGATGCTGGCCCAATAATCAGTGCTGCCCTGACACCTTAACCCCGCCCCCTCCCTGGCAGCTGAAGCTAGTGAACCCCACGCAGTATCGCTTTGAGCACCTGGCCACGCAGCTGAAATGGCGTCTGCAGGAGGGCCGCGGAGAGGCCGTGTACCAGATCGGCGTGGAGGACAATGGGCTCCTGGTGGGCCTGTCGGAGGAGGAGATGAGGGCGTCGCTCAGGACTCTACGCAGGATGGCAGAGAAGTGCGTTTACAtctggaccccccccctttAATATCTCCTGTGACAATAATTTCTCACCTTACCTTAGATGAGAAGtgaatatttaaattaataacATTTTTTATGGCAAAGTTTTAATTAAATAGGAACTTTTTTTGGGAATTTGCATTGTGAAAACTTGTGATATGTCTTGCATGGGCCAGAGGCGTGTTTGGGGTGCATCTCTCCTGCTGCTTTGGCCACTTCTGCACCATCTGTTAAGTGACGCCTGCCTTCTTCTTCAGGGTTGGCGCTGACATCACAATCCTCAGAGAAAGAGAGGTAGACTACGATTCCGACGTCTCCCGAAAAATCGCGGAGGTCCTGGTCAGGAAGGTGCCGGACGACCAGCAGGTGGGTTTTTCTCGCGTCAGATGGCGAAGGCTTGGTCCAGCCCCGTGCTGACGTCGCGGGTCGTGTACGTACGCAGTTTCTGGACCTGCGTGTGGCAGTGCTGGGAAACGTGGACTCCGGAAAGTCCACACTCCTGGGCGTGCTGACGCAAGGTGAGCTGGACAACGGCCGAGGGCGGGCACGTCTCAACCTCTTCAGACACCTCCACGAGATTCAGTCTGGGAGGACGTCCAGCATTAGCTTTGAGATCCTGGGCTTCAACAGCAAAGGGGAGGTAAGCCACAATGACGCTAAAGCTCCCTCAAGCTAACGTAGCTGTGGTTGTTGCGGGGACCTGCGAGCTGGTAATTAGCATGATGCCTCAGACCTCTTTGTTCCTTCTGCCATAGGTGGTGAACTACAGCGAGTCTCGTACAGCAGAAGAGATCTGCGAGAGCGCCTCCAAGATGATCACGTTCATAGACCTGGCCGGGCACCACAAGTACTTGAAGACCACCATCTTTGGTCTCACCAGTTACTGCCCTGACTTTGCCATGCTGGTCGTTGGCGCCAACACCGGCATCGGTGAGTCTATCATGGTTTCTCAATAGCCTGAAAGCGGCTATCTTATGTATAAACGTTGGATGGCAGATGAATGCACGGTATAATTCTTGCTAGGGCAGAGGGATGACCAGAACGCAAATGCTGTTAGATTAGCTGTAAGGTGGAAGTTAGATGTAGCCCTGAACGTTCAGGAAAACAGTCTTGCACAGATACAGGGATAAGGGGCACGACGGAAATGTATCAGTGCCACACGCGAAGGTGGGTTGGGAATGTGCCCTGTCCAGGGCGTATTGCTCCTGCAACCAGAGCCAAGGTTTTTCTTATCTGGCGGTAAACTGCATGTCTGCTACGTAGCGGCTTGCTGGTGGACTGTGATAGGGCTGAGATCCCTGCCAGTGTTGTAAGTGCTGTTGACTTACCGCTGTCGTGGCAAGGAAGTCAGGGCTGCAGCATTGAGGAATGGCTTAGAGGCCATTAGGGGTGTGCAGATGtcactgctgttgtacctttatttTTGGTGTTGCCAGTAAATGCGTAAAACCTAGATAATGGAAAGCTCCGAGGGCCAGTGTGCTTAATGGATTTTCATCAAACAAGTGCATCATTTGCCATATAGAAAGCATTTGAATGAATGATTAATAGTGGGCGAGAGCAGACCTTGTGTTTACCTCGCTGGCGACCCTCATCCAGCTCACCGAAGAGGTATATCGCTTTCACAAGCTGGCAAACTGGTGCCCGGATCAGCTAATGCAGGCGGGCATTTGTGGAACCTCTGTGAGATTGCCACGGGGTCGATGCCTTTGTGCTATAAGTGGTACGCTCTTAGCGTGACTAGCATTCTTTGGGATAGCCAAGATCAGAGCTATCAGGCTGTTTTAGGGCATCGCAGTCACTGGGAGCGGCGACGATGTGTTTACAAGCAGGTCCAGCCGCAAAGGCACTTGGGGAAAGTTCTCTCGGGGGCAGTTCAGTGGCGTCGGCGTGTTCTCATGTGTGCATTGGTCACTAAGGCTCGCTGCGAGCCTGAGGCGAGCGTGAAGAATGGCGACCTCTACAGTGAGGGTCAGCTGTATTTAGAAATCGGGTTTCTTAAGGCTCTTCATTCAGTTGCGGAACCTCTGCCTCGCCTGCTGATGTTCCCTCATCAGACTGGGGTCCCTGAACATTTGGGATTGAAAAAACATAATTCTGTTACCGTGCAATATGACAGTAATTCGGAATAGGCGAAGTTGCTAGCATTGTTTTGAGAATTAATCCATATTGTCCTTCACAATATATAACAAGAACCCTAAGGGCATTAGTTggggtgtgtatgtttgtgtcatACAGCATGCTTTCACTGCTGATGGAAATGAAGCACGTAATACTTAGGACAACCTCTGTGGGAACTGTGCTGGGGGAGACAAGCATCAAATGCCGATCCTCATGTAGTTGGATGAGAACGTATCTCCTTGTATCTCCTTGCTGTCAGCACATTCACAAATACTGGGAAACAGTGTCTTTACCTATCTTGCCTTTTCCTAGATGGGCTGTAGATGCATTGATTATACATTGTAGTACAGATTATTTCAGCATTTGTAAAGACATTCATCTTATTCTAAAATGGACCATGGACACCCAACACAAGAGACACCCGGCAGTAGCCCAGTgttgctgtttttctgctaCAGTGCCCCCTATCTGTACAGTGTAGAACAGAGGGCTACTTGAGAAGTACTGTTTTGTGTGTTGATGGAGTTCTGTTTAGTCCTCTGTGTAACTGTTTCCACAAAGCGTGGAAGCAGGTGAACTGGGCAAGAATAAGATGAGAAGGAGCTGTTTACTTATCCAGAACTTTAAGATGTTACATTTCAAAGAGGAGACGTCATGATCAGCACAGGAGGGGCGATCTCTGGTGTCACTGGGCCTACTGGGTCGGTCAGGTGGAAAATCTGATTCTCCGATCTCCGCTTTCACTGGGGCAGCCGGCAGCAAAATGAAGGGTTGAGTTTATGGAGTGGAAATCTGGGAGGGAGGGGTCGAGGAGGTTCTGTATTTGAGACCAGTGTGAGTTAGATAAATCGCAATGAGTCATGCTGGTTCTTCTCACAGGAGTCTCGAGTCCCGTGAGCAAAGCCACTACTCAAAGCTAACAAACCCATTTCCCATCTGACTGGATTTATATGTGTGACATAATAAACCAGTTTGGCTAATTTGCCTTGTACTGTCAACACGGTTATGTTTCATTCGGGAACCGGAGTGTTTACTTCTTATGCCATGGAGCAGAAGGGCCAATTTCCTCCAGAAAACGTACTTCTCAGCCCGACTCCGAATGTTCCTAATTATTTCATGTTGACACCTTGAGGTGTTTTCTGCTTCGGCACCAGTGTGTCCAGTGTTGAAAATGGAGAAGAGTCTCCTGTCGTTGGCGTGGTGAACCGAGCACTGATGCTTCTGGTTTGGCTCTCAGTGGGCACCACCAGAGAACACCTAGGGCTGGCCATGGCTCTGAAGGTGCCCATCTTCATCGTGGTCAGCAAGGTGGACCTGTGCCCGTGTGGCACTGTGGAGCGCACCGTGCGGCAGCTGGAGCGGATCCTGAAGCAGCCTGGTTGCAACAAAGTGCCCACAGTGGTGGCCAGCGAGGACGACGCCGTCACTGCCGCCCAGCAGTTCGCTCAGTCGCCCAGGTGAGTCGTCTGCATACCGTCACTGCATTCCTACCGCACCGGATGTACGGTGTCTTTGCGGCTCGCGACAGAATGGGCTACTTATAGCCGCGGCCATCTGTCCCCCCCCCGTGGGGTCTCCAGCCGAgcttacacacacgcacacgttgTCCTTACGGTGGTGAGTATGTGAGCCGGTGCTCGCCGGCCAGCACCATCTCCCTCAGCGGATGACGGAGAGTCTTGTGTTTCCACTCTTAGCATCACACCGATCTTCACCCTGTCCAGCGTGTCGGGGGAGAGCCTAGATCTGCTCAAGGTGTTCCTCAACATCCTGCCCCCCCTCAGCAACAGcaaggagcaggaggagctcATGCAGCAGCTCACCGAATTCCAGGTCCTTCAAAGATGCATATTTCCgtcttttttttgttgtttcttCTTGGGGTGGATCAGCAGGTTGAGACGCTGTGTCTGTGATgagaaggttgtcggttcagATCCAAGCATCAGCAGATGTACAGAAAGGCCTTTAACCATCTGCTAGCCCAGGCAATGTTTGAACGTGCTTTCTTAGTTATACAATACTTCAGAAAAAAGtgttaaatgaataaaatataaatatccaCTTTTAGTAATTTGCTAAATGAAGCCCAATCTAACAGAGATGGTGTCCCTGCAGGTGGATGAGATCTACACTGTGCCAGACGTGGGCACAGTGGTAGGAGGGACTCTCTACAGGTTAGTGCGTAAACAAGCCCCTACGTGTCCTCAGGAACTTTCTGGAACCCGTTACTCTGGCACACCTCTTAAAGCACGTTCTGGTCGGCTTATCATCCTGCAGTGGGATTTGCCGTGAGGGCGAGCAGCTGGTGGTGGGCCCCACAGACGAGGGCAAATTCCTGGGTCTGAAGGTGTGCAGCATCCAGAGGAACCGCTCGGCCTGCAGGGTGCTCCGGGCCGGCCAGGCCGCCACGCTGGCGCTGGGGAGCTTTGACCGCTCACTGCTTCGAAAGGTCAGTCTCTGGCGCGGCCTGCTCGCCCACGGGAGCCCATTCTGCTCACGGTGATGTGCGTTATTGTGGCAGGTGCTTCTGTTCAAAGAAATCTGCACAATGCAGTATTTTCCTGGAAGCGCTCGTGTTGTGCGATTTGAATCCGCGGTCTTCAGGTTACAAGCCCATATTGTTAATGGGCGTGCTGCTGTTCTGCAGGGCCTCCGTCACCCTTCCAGTTTTCCTGTTGCACTCTGTCACCTTTTGGCAGAGATGGAGCTTTCAGggccagagagtacaaatccgggccaagattttgtttcaaccaaccagttgagtataaagagtcacagtcacagagtactcaactgcttggttgaaacaaaatcttggtccggatttgtactctctggacctgaaagctCCACCTCTGCCTTTTGGATGTTGGTGGAACCTTTCAGCAATTAGTTAAGGACTGCAGgcatgatgcccccccccccccccgacacaggGCATGGTGATGGTGAGTCCACAGATGAACCCCACCATCTGCTGGCTGTTCGAGGCTGAGATCGTGCTGCTCTTCCACGCCAAGACCTTCCACAAAGGCTTCCAGGTGACGGTGCACATAGGAAACATCAGACAGACTGCCGTGGTGGAGCGTCTGTACGGGAAGGTGGGTCGTCCTCTGAGCGCCGGCCTCGCATCCTCCTGTCCACCTACAGCAgtctttcccaatccagtcctcggggacctgcagacagtccacattttagttctgcagggagctgggaaggagcaaaaacacagaccacctgtgggtccctgaggaccgggttgggaagcaCTAATCTGCGGTAATGCTGATTTTTGTGAGTgtacttttatgtttttattttgagcGTTGTACTGTATCCTTTACTATTCTTGAAACACGATTTATGGCTGCTGTTAGCTGTGAAGAGCTGATTTAGTATGCCCACTTTCACTagaatttttttccccactagAAATTGACTGTACTCAATTTCGTAATTCCTACTGAAAAGAACTGTCAAAGAGCAGGAAGTCCCGCCTTCAGACTAGGCCCTGATTGGTCAGCTCGTgcccctgctctctctctccaggAGGAGCTCCGCACAGGGGAGAAGGCAGTGGTGCGTTTCAGGTTCATCAAGCATCCCGAGTACTTGAAGGTGGGCGCCAAGCTGCTGTTCCGGGAGGGCGTGACCAAGGGCATCGGACACGTCACCAGTTTGCAGCCAGTCTCCCTGTAACACCACACACCCAGACCAGCCCTCTGCTGATGATGACTCAGCACCgccaccctccacccccccatccCGATTTTGTCCCTCTTTGGTATGGGTTGGCCTCTGGATTACTTTTGGTGCCTCACCATGACAAGCCCCAACGTTTTATACAACAAAAAGTGCTGTTAGCATACGCtaacagtttcacatgccagattTTAATACGTCCTTCCCGAGACTCATTCACCAGATTATCGACCAGCAAGATTTGGTGTCGAAGCCGACAGCTTGCCACACTAGTTCTGCCGTTTCTAGGAATCTGAAAAATACGTCAGATATATTTTACTTCTGAAATATGCGAAAATGACGCTGAGGCAGCTACGGGACTAAACCACGCAGTTCTAGGTCAAGCAGAGTGCTGTTGCGTAGCATTGAACAAAATTGGGCAGCATTAAGAAAGGGAATGTCCTTGAAAGTTGCTGAAGTTGCGCTGCATTTTGAGATGTCCGTCCCATGCATAACTCTGCTGATTTTGAACTTCTGGGTTCAAAACGTTTAAAGGGA from Brienomyrus brachyistius isolate T26 chromosome 3, BBRACH_0.4, whole genome shotgun sequence encodes the following:
- the LOC125739494 gene encoding GTP-binding protein 2-like isoform X2, whose translation is MDPRVSELFGTGAGLKSGSQGLGSGAGNGFGLGLKKPGSKSGKKAKSRSSRGTKPSNNPPYLPPEAEEGNIEYKLKLVNPTQYRFEHLATQLKWRLQEGRGEAVYQIGVEDNGLLVGLSEEEMRASLRTLRRMAEKVGADITILREREVDYDSDVSRKIAEVLVRKVPDDQQFLDLRVAVLGNVDSGKSTLLGVLTQGELDNGRGRARLNLFRHLHEIQSGRTSSISFEILGFNSKGEVVNYSESRTAEEICESASKMITFIDLAGHHKYLKTTIFGLTSYCPDFAMLVVGANTGIVGTTREHLGLAMALKVPIFIVVSKVDLCPCGTVERTVRQLERILKQPGCNKVPTVVASEDDAVTAAQQFAQSPSITPIFTLSSVSGESLDLLKVFLNILPPLSNSKEQEELMQQLTEFQVDEIYTVPDVGTVVGGTLYSGICREGEQLVVGPTDEGKFLGLKVCSIQRNRSACRVLRAGQAATLALGSFDRSLLRKGMVMVSPQMNPTICWLFEAEIVLLFHAKTFHKGFQVTVHIGNIRQTAVVERLYGKEELRTGEKAVVRFRFIKHPEYLKVGAKLLFREGVTKGIGHVTSLQPVSL
- the LOC125739494 gene encoding GTP-binding protein 2-like isoform X1, encoding MVRIMGSEGMDPRVSELFGTGAGLKSGSQGLGSGAGNGFGLGLKKPGSKSGKKAKSRSSRGTKPSNNPPYLPPEAEEGNIEYKLKLVNPTQYRFEHLATQLKWRLQEGRGEAVYQIGVEDNGLLVGLSEEEMRASLRTLRRMAEKVGADITILREREVDYDSDVSRKIAEVLVRKVPDDQQFLDLRVAVLGNVDSGKSTLLGVLTQGELDNGRGRARLNLFRHLHEIQSGRTSSISFEILGFNSKGEVVNYSESRTAEEICESASKMITFIDLAGHHKYLKTTIFGLTSYCPDFAMLVVGANTGIVGTTREHLGLAMALKVPIFIVVSKVDLCPCGTVERTVRQLERILKQPGCNKVPTVVASEDDAVTAAQQFAQSPSITPIFTLSSVSGESLDLLKVFLNILPPLSNSKEQEELMQQLTEFQVDEIYTVPDVGTVVGGTLYSGICREGEQLVVGPTDEGKFLGLKVCSIQRNRSACRVLRAGQAATLALGSFDRSLLRKGMVMVSPQMNPTICWLFEAEIVLLFHAKTFHKGFQVTVHIGNIRQTAVVERLYGKEELRTGEKAVVRFRFIKHPEYLKVGAKLLFREGVTKGIGHVTSLQPVSL